The DNA segment TTATAGATATTGATTCTCAGGCCAGTGTTACTTCTTATTTTCTTCCTTATTTTGAAAACAAAATCGATATAAGAGAATATAATATTTACGAAGTATTAAAGTCTAAAAAGTCTTTTATGAGTATTGTTCATGAAATAACAGATAATTTGCACTTTGCCCCATCACATATTAAGCTTTCTCAATTTTCAGGAGAGAATATTATTGGGCAGGAGTATAAGTTGAAAACGATTTTGACCCCTTATTTTGATGATTATGATTATATATTAATCGATACCCCCCCATCGGTTAATAAAGAGCTTATTAATTCTTTGATGATTGCTACCAAGGTTGTTATTCCTTTACCAGCAGAGCTATGGGCAATTGAAAGTTATGATATTTTGAAAAGTAAAATGCAAGAGA comes from the Borrelia turicatae 91E135 genome and includes:
- a CDS encoding ParA family protein encodes the protein MRDIITISSIKGGVGKSVTAIMLGFIFSKKYKTLLIDIDSQASVTSYFLPYFENKIDIREYNIYEVLKSKKSFMSIVHEITDNLHFAPSHIKLSQFSGENIIGQEYKLKTILTPYFDDYDYILIDTPPSVNKELINSLMIATKVVIPLPAELWAIESYDILKSKMQEIISAYQKQDFKSYYVIQTLYEENRKIKKEFFYSLQKLYQEYVPIKIHRSVAIQKMITYRLEPQESERYYNEYLKVAEVIEGVENIKTT